The Nerophis ophidion isolate RoL-2023_Sa linkage group LG09, RoL_Noph_v1.0, whole genome shotgun sequence genome contains a region encoding:
- the LOC133559382 gene encoding uncharacterized protein LOC133559382 isoform X2: MCKLFMTGYVKYNLLKQKLGVKLMHARHSRFIVNRAEKWLEGDIEDDEESWPGFGSCLGSESSKSRSISQRSKSSSGQSRSKIIKRMEAEAAASQEILAVKDEQEKEKAELQNLERENFARQQAMEEWRRKIDRLEEVTKMNAAKDRLKIYDEVESTAESQSLSHSIKAASETQAIPITPSIPFQAINTTQVFHATSHAFAPHIQQTPIIQAKATSQTLKASSPPFIPQATQVKTVVTQPQANSDLVGILAETISANRLPTPEPALFTGDPLKFKDWQLSFETLIERKNIHKNEKLYYLRKYLGGSAKRAVEGFLLVGTDEAYDSAWKLLEKRFGDLFTIGKCFRDKLHG, translated from the coding sequence ATGTGCAAGTTGTTTATGACCGGATACGTAAAATACAATCTCCTGAAGCAGAAATTAGGCGTAAAGTTGATGCATGCACGTCACTCCAGATTTATAGTCAACAGAGCTGAAAAATGGCTTGAAGGAGACATTGAGGATGACGAGGAATCGTGGCCAGGATTCGGATCATGCTTAGGATCTGAAAGTTCTAAATCAAGGTCAATATCACAAAGGTCCAAAAGTAGTTCAGGACAATCccgctcaaaaataataaaaagaatgGAAGCTGAAGCAGCTGCATCTCAAGAAATACTGGCAGTAAAGGACGAGCAGGAAAAGGAAAAGGCTGAACTACAAAATTTGGAACGCGAGAACTTTGCAAGGCAACAAGCAATGGAAGAGTGGCGTAGAAAGATCGACCGCTTAGAAGAAGTTACGAAAATGAATGCTGCTAAAGATCGCTTAAAGATTTACGATGAAGTTGAAAGTACTGCTGAAAGTCAAAGTTTGTCACACAGTATTAAAGCAGCAAGTGAAACCCAAGCAATCCCTATCACACCAAGCATTCCCTTTCAAGCTATAAACACAACCCAAGTCTTCCATGCTACAAGCCATGCGTTTGCTCCACACATTCAACAAACTCCTATCATACAAGCAAAGGCCACAAGTCAAACACTCAAAGCATCAAGTCCACCATTCATCCCTCAAGCCACACAAGTTAAAACGGTTGTAACGCAACCACAAGCAAATTCTGATCTAGTTGGCATACTAGCAGAAACAATAAGTGCAAATCGACTTCCAACTCCAGAACCTGCATTGTTCACTGGAGACCCACTGAAGTTCAAAGACTGGCAGTTGTCATTTGAAACCTTAATTGAAAGAAAGAACATTCACAAGAATGAAAAACTTTACTATCTCAGGAAGTATCTCGGTGGATCTGCAAAAAGAGCAGTAGAAGGATTCCTCCTAGTAGGTACAGATGAAGCGTACGACTCAGCTTGGAAATTGCTGGAAAAGCGTTTTGGAGATCTGTTCACCATAGGAAAATGCTTTAGAGACAAGCTTCATGGTTAG
- the LOC133559382 gene encoding uncharacterized protein LOC133559382 isoform X1: MEIQRLLLKLPDWLTTRWNRTGMKIRQTNNGEYPSFSTFVEFVTMEADLACDPIASMQALKGLNTSKPKHSRSQVIQAKTFTTNSSHSTSSGHANTVTCLFCKRNGHTLDKCFKFMEKMVQDRVKFAQTEKLCFGCLKTGHHSKKCDKRSTCDKCQRRHSTCLHYKFMERKRATAAKSEDNFQDKVDTKVTKEEDKSTAISNRVIQDTSNTLTSSILPVWVSSTNHPEKEVLVYALLDSQSDTSFILDEVVQDLNTDKSKASLRLSTMSAKSTVIPCEKLVNLQVRGYKWGKKIILPPVFTREFIPVNRSHIPTSETALKWPHLEKLVDKLPPMLECEVGLLIGYNCQQALLPREVLAGKENQPYAQLTDLGWSIVGCSYQVHNHNDAIGTSHRILVREVTPASQPAVELKQEVRFVCRTQVKEVNPIDVIKALESDFSEHATDDNTISQEDILFMTKVTKGIRQK, translated from the coding sequence ATGGAAATTCAGAGACTCTTGTTGAAACTTCCAGATTGGTTGACTACAAGATGGAACCGCACAGGCATGAAAATAAGACAAACAAATAATGGAGAGTATCCATCCTTCAGCACGTTTGTGGAGTTTGTGACTATGGAAGCTGACTTAGCATGCGATCCCATAGCCTCAATGCAAGCACTCAAAGGTTTGAACACAAGTAAACCCAAACATTCACGCAGTCAAGTCATTCAAGCAAAAACGTTTACTACAAACTCAAGTCACTCAACAAGCTCAGGTCACGCGAATACTGTAACCTGTCTCTTCTGCAAAAGGAATGGCCACACTCTTGATAAATGTTTCAAGTTCATGGAAAAAATGGTTCAAGATCGTGTCAAGTTTGCACAGACAGAAAAGCTGTGTTTCGGATGTTTAAAGACTGGACATCATTCAAAGAAGTGCGATAAAAGGAGCACATGTGACAAATGTCAAAGGAGACATTCTACATGTCTGCATTACAAGTTCATGGAACGTAAACGGGCAACAGCTGCAAAGAGTGAGGATAACTTTCAAGACAAAGTAGACACTAAAGTCACAAAGGAGGAAGATAAATCTACAGCAATCTCTAACAGGGTAATTCAAGACACCTCAAACACGTTGACATCCTCTATACTACCTGTCTGGGTCTCATCCACAAACCACCCAGAGAAAGAAGTTTTAGTGTATGCGCTTCTCGACTCACAGAGCGATACATCTTTCATCTTGGATGAAGTAGTTCAAGATCTCAACACAGATAAAAGCAAAGCCAGTCTGCGGCTATCTACTATGTCCGCCAAGTCAACAGTTATACCATGTGAGAAGCTGGTAAACCTTCAAGTCAGAGGATATAAGTGGGGAAAGAAAATCATATTACCACCAGTCTTTACTAGAGAGTTTATCCCAGTTAACAGGTCACATATCCCGACGTCTGAAACCGCTTTGAAGTGGCCTCATCTGGAAAAGCTAGTAGATAAGTTACCACCAATGCTCGAATGTGAAGTTGGTCTGCTTATCGGCTATAACTGTCAACAAGCCCTTCTACCAAGAGAAGTTCTTGCAGGCAAAGAAAACCAACCCTACGCACAGCTAACCGATCTCGGCTGGAGCATAGTTGGTTGCTCGTATCAAGTACACAATCACAATGATGCCATCGGCACAAGTCACAGAATCCTTGTGCGTGAAGTAACTCCTGCTTCACAACCGGCAGTTGAACTCAAGCAAGAAGTGCGTTTTGTATGCAGAACTCAAGTAAAAGAAGTCAATCCAATTGATGTGATAAAGGCTTTGGAATCTGACTTCTCCGAGCATGCAACAGACGACAATACAATTTCTCAAGAAGATATTTTGTTCATGACAAAGGTGACAAAAGGCATACGACAAAAATAA
- the LOC133559382 gene encoding uncharacterized protein LOC133559382 isoform X3, whose amino-acid sequence MDDIITRGDAERVPIQELENTTAWYIPHHRVYHPHKPAKICVVFDCSARFQETSLNDHLLTGPDLTNTLVGVLCRFREGLIAFMCDVERMFHQFHVVKEHQDYLRFLWWDKGDLNSEPSVYRMKVHLFGAASSPGCCNFGLKHLASEGKDKFSKETVKFIQRGFYVDDGLASVTSTAEAIKLVKESRALCKTGKLRLHKFVSNNKEQDLALEEPHVERALEVQRCIEADEFQFRVKVKDNPLTRRGVLSTVASVYDPLGFVAPFILIGKQILQALCKDKVNWDDDLPDHILPRWEAWLRDLPKLAALKIPRSYSQDINVVQYELQTFSDASLEGYRRMFIPQSNK is encoded by the coding sequence ATGGATGACATCATAACCCGCGGAGACGCAGAAAGAGTCCCAATACAAGAGCTGGAAAACACGACAGCGTGGTACATTCCTCACCACAGGGTTTACCACCCCCATAAGCCTGCAAAGATCTGTGTGGTTTTTGATTGTTCTGCCCGTTTCCAGGAAACATCTCTCAACGATCATCTTCTGACTGGACCAGACCTCACCAACACATTGGTTGGAGTGTTATGCCGCTTCAGAGAGGGTCTCATCGCCTTCATGTGTGACGTGGAGAGAATGTTCCATCAATTCCATGTTGTCAAGGAACATCAAGACTACCTGAGATTTCTCTGGTGGGACAAAGGTGATTTGAACTCCGAACCTTCAGTGTACAGGATGAAAGTGCACCTTTTCGGGGCAGCTTCCTCTCCCGGATGCTGTAACTTCGGACTCAAACATCTCGCATCTGAAGGTAAAGACAAGTTCAGCAAAGAGACTGTCAAGTTTATCCAAAGAGGTTTTTACGTTGATGATGGACTTGCTAGTGTAACGTCAACAGCCGAAGCCATAAAGCTGGTCAAAGAGTCAAGAGCACTTTGCAAGACAGGCAAACTCCGTTTGCATAAGTTTGTGTCAAACAATAAAGAACAAGACCTGGCTCTTGAAGAGCCTCACGTTGAACGCGCACTTGAAGTACAAAGGTGTATCGAGGCAGATGAATTCCAATTCAGAGTCAAAGTCAAAGACAACCCGTTGACAAGGAGAGGGGTGCTCTCGACAGTTGCATCAGTTTATGACCCCCTTGGGTTTGTCGCCCCATTCATACTGATTGGAAAGCAAATACTCCAAGCGTTGTGCAAAGACAAAGTAAATTGGGACGACGATCTCCCAGACCACATTCTACCACGGTGGGAAGCATGGTTGAGAGACCTGCCCAAACTGGCAGCTCTGAAGATCCCACGAAGCTACTCACAAGACATCAATGTTGTACAGTATGAGTTACAAACCTTCTCAGACGCAAGCCTCGAAGGTTATAGGCGCATGTTCATACCTCAGAGCAATAAGTAA